One window from the genome of Aeromonas sp. FDAARGOS 1405 encodes:
- the potB gene encoding spermidine/putrescine ABC transporter permease PotB: MSLTNLRVPHSFAHNGFRNGAIALILGWLTLFVFLPNLMIIGVSFLTRDESELIAPLFTLSNYGRLLDPLYFEVLLHSLWLALLATAICLLVGYPFAWLLAHLPARIRPLLLFLVVVPFWTNSLIRTYALKVLLGTRGLINGWLLDLGLIERPLQMMYTEVAVIIGLVYVLLPFMVLPLYSSIEKLDGRLLEAARDLGANGWQRLVRIILPLTLPGIIAGCLLVFLPAMGMFYVSDLLGGAKHLLIGNLIKTQFLNSRDWPFGAAISVMLTVLMALLVYCYWRAGKLLSKKGELA, encoded by the coding sequence ATGAGCCTCACTAATCTGCGGGTACCGCACAGCTTTGCCCACAACGGCTTTCGCAACGGGGCCATCGCGCTGATCCTCGGCTGGCTGACGCTGTTTGTCTTCCTGCCCAACCTGATGATCATCGGCGTCAGCTTCCTGACCCGTGACGAGTCCGAGCTTATCGCACCGCTCTTTACCCTGAGCAACTATGGCCGCTTGCTGGACCCCCTCTATTTCGAGGTGCTGCTCCACTCCCTCTGGCTGGCGCTGCTCGCCACCGCCATCTGCCTGCTGGTGGGTTACCCCTTTGCCTGGCTGCTGGCCCATCTGCCAGCGCGTATCCGCCCGCTGCTGCTGTTTCTGGTGGTGGTGCCGTTCTGGACCAACTCCCTCATTCGTACCTATGCGCTCAAGGTGCTGCTCGGCACCCGGGGGCTGATCAATGGCTGGCTGCTGGATCTGGGGCTTATCGAGCGGCCGCTGCAGATGATGTATACCGAGGTGGCCGTCATCATCGGGCTGGTCTATGTGCTGCTCCCCTTTATGGTGCTGCCGCTCTACTCCAGCATCGAGAAGCTGGATGGCCGTTTACTGGAGGCGGCACGGGATCTTGGAGCCAACGGCTGGCAGCGACTGGTGCGGATCATTTTGCCCCTCACCCTGCCCGGCATCATCGCCGGTTGTCTGCTGGTGTTCCTGCCCGCCATGGGGATGTTCTATGTCTCCGATCTGCTGGGGGGCGCCAAGCACCTGCTGATCGGCAACCTGATCAAGACCCAGTTCCTCAACAGCCGTGACTGGCCCTTTGGCGCGGCCATCAGCGTGATGCTGACGGTGCTGATGGCGCTGTTGGTCTACTGCTACTGGCGGGCGGGCAAGCTGCTCAGCAAGAAGGGGGAGCTGGCATGA
- the potA gene encoding spermidine/putrescine ABC transporter ATP-binding protein PotA, which produces MMNNPQVIVALNKISKKYDGKVILSDLDLEIYDGEFLTLLGPSGCGKTTLLRLLAGLESVDGGTIHLAGDEITYIPAEHRHINTVFQSYALFPHMTVFENVAFGLEMQKVPASEIRQRVEETLAMVQLTELANRRPDQLSGGQQQRVAIARAVVNKPRLLLLDESLSALDYKLRKQMQSELKALQRRLGITFVFVTHDQEEALTMSDRILVMEGGKIIQRGTPRDIYESPANLFVARFIGEINVMDGKLISQREPGIWQAEVEGRECLLHTTLPFQPDDKVVVLLRPEDLRILDQDDDQSGALRGNIRERNYKGATLDSVIELESGKQLLISEFFDEDDPDFDYRLGQEVAIHWVDSWEVVLPYEPH; this is translated from the coding sequence ATGATGAACAATCCACAGGTAATTGTCGCGCTGAACAAGATCAGCAAAAAATACGATGGCAAGGTGATCCTGAGTGACCTTGACCTTGAAATCTATGACGGTGAATTTCTTACCCTGCTGGGCCCCTCCGGCTGTGGCAAGACCACCCTGCTGCGCCTGCTGGCCGGGCTCGAATCGGTCGACGGTGGCACCATCCATCTGGCCGGTGACGAGATCACCTATATCCCCGCCGAACACAGGCACATCAACACCGTGTTCCAGAGCTATGCGCTCTTCCCCCATATGACGGTGTTTGAAAACGTCGCCTTTGGCCTCGAGATGCAGAAAGTACCGGCCAGCGAGATCCGTCAGCGGGTCGAGGAGACCCTCGCCATGGTGCAGCTCACCGAGCTGGCCAACCGCCGCCCGGATCAGCTCTCCGGCGGTCAGCAGCAACGGGTCGCCATCGCCCGCGCCGTGGTCAACAAGCCCCGCCTGCTGCTGCTCGACGAATCCCTCTCGGCGCTCGACTACAAGCTGCGCAAGCAGATGCAGAGCGAGCTTAAGGCGCTGCAACGTCGTCTTGGCATCACCTTTGTCTTCGTCACCCATGATCAGGAAGAGGCGCTCACCATGTCTGATCGCATTCTGGTGATGGAGGGCGGCAAGATCATCCAGCGCGGCACCCCACGCGATATCTACGAGTCGCCAGCCAACCTGTTCGTGGCCCGCTTTATTGGCGAGATCAACGTGATGGATGGCAAGCTGATCAGCCAGCGCGAGCCCGGTATCTGGCAGGCCGAGGTAGAGGGGCGCGAATGCCTGCTCCATACCACCTTGCCATTCCAGCCAGACGACAAGGTAGTGGTGCTGCTGCGCCCGGAAGATCTGCGCATTCTCGATCAGGATGACGATCAGAGCGGTGCGCTGCGGGGCAACATCCGCGAGCGCAACTACAAGGGGGCGACGCTGGATTCGGTGATCGAGCTCGAAAGTGGCAAACAGCTGCTTATCTCCGAGTTCTTCGACGAAGATGACCCCGACTTTGACTACCGTCTCGGTCAGGAGGTGGCGATCCACTGGGTTGACAGCTGGGAGGTGGTGCTGCCCTATGAGCCTCACTAA
- a CDS encoding DUF2987 domain-containing protein encodes MTRRDGVTKAVRQSLLGTLLLPGLALAESVLDLQYSTFYSQMKTFAKGEFGHARLGFYLTDPQNGQRCGLTFARVATDSKEVAGEVTVDSELRLPFDEDLNLDKGIVTVGLKKEHATCDMTVQVMADAPNGPELPLAELAARQQQMQSLLDKMAGMVGKHFLPKMEGVRITLVQQSGTAYLIDGARQEALPWQEGHLLLSNEQLAAFAAGQLRLQGDVLRLTPWLHKG; translated from the coding sequence ATGACCCGTCGAGATGGAGTGACCAAGGCTGTGCGCCAGAGTCTGCTGGGCACGCTCTTGCTGCCAGGGCTGGCGCTGGCTGAGTCGGTGCTGGATCTGCAATACAGCACCTTCTACAGCCAGATGAAGACCTTTGCCAAAGGGGAGTTTGGTCACGCCAGACTGGGGTTTTATCTGACCGATCCGCAAAATGGTCAGCGCTGTGGCCTCACCTTTGCCCGGGTTGCAACCGACAGCAAGGAAGTGGCGGGCGAGGTAACGGTCGATAGCGAACTGCGCCTGCCTTTTGATGAGGATCTCAACCTCGACAAGGGGATCGTGACCGTTGGCCTTAAAAAAGAGCACGCCACTTGCGATATGACGGTACAGGTTATGGCCGACGCACCGAACGGGCCCGAGCTGCCCTTGGCCGAGCTGGCGGCCCGTCAGCAGCAGATGCAGTCGCTGCTCGACAAGATGGCGGGCATGGTCGGCAAGCACTTCCTGCCGAAGATGGAAGGGGTACGCATTACCCTGGTGCAGCAGAGCGGAACAGCTTATCTGATTGATGGCGCCCGTCAGGAAGCGCTGCCCTGGCAGGAAGGCCATCTGTTGCTTAGCAATGAGCAACTGGCCGCGTTCGCTGCCGGGCAACTGCGTCTGCAAGGTGACGTGCTACGACTGACCCCCTGGCTGCACAAAGGCTGA
- the ttcA gene encoding tRNA 2-thiocytidine(32) synthetase TtcA: MLEELNAKEKYSFNKLQKRLRRNVGQAIADFNMIEEGDKVMVCLSGGKDSFGMLDILMNLKASAPIHFDLVAVNLDQKQPGFPEHVLPEYLDSLGIEYKIVEEDTYSIVKEKVPEGKTTCSLCSRLRRGILYRTAQELGCTKIALGHHRDDILETLFLNMFYGGKLKSMPPKLVSDDGKNVVIRPLAYCKEKDLIRYADVKAFPIIPCNLCGSQENLQRQAIKQMMQDWDRRFPGRIETMFTAIQDVIPSHLLDHKLFDFKSINRDSGIIDGGDKAFDPPEMPKAPLLDIDEMDMLDVIEVR; this comes from the coding sequence ATGCTAGAAGAGCTGAACGCCAAAGAAAAATACAGTTTTAACAAACTGCAGAAGCGCCTGCGGCGCAACGTGGGTCAGGCCATTGCCGACTTCAACATGATTGAAGAGGGCGACAAGGTCATGGTCTGCCTCTCCGGCGGCAAGGACAGCTTCGGTATGCTCGACATACTGATGAACCTCAAAGCCAGTGCCCCCATCCATTTCGATCTGGTTGCCGTCAACCTGGATCAGAAGCAGCCTGGTTTCCCCGAGCATGTGCTGCCCGAGTATCTGGATTCCCTCGGCATCGAGTACAAGATAGTCGAGGAAGATACCTACTCCATCGTCAAAGAGAAGGTACCGGAAGGCAAAACCACCTGCTCCCTCTGCTCACGGCTGCGTCGCGGCATTCTCTACCGCACCGCCCAGGAGCTGGGTTGCACCAAGATTGCCCTTGGCCACCACCGCGACGACATCCTCGAGACCCTGTTCCTCAACATGTTCTACGGTGGCAAGCTCAAGTCCATGCCGCCCAAACTGGTGAGCGACGATGGCAAGAACGTGGTGATCCGCCCGCTGGCCTACTGCAAAGAGAAGGATCTGATCCGCTACGCAGACGTCAAAGCCTTCCCCATCATTCCGTGCAACCTGTGCGGCTCGCAGGAGAACCTGCAGCGTCAGGCCATCAAACAGATGATGCAGGATTGGGATCGCCGCTTCCCCGGTCGTATCGAGACCATGTTCACCGCCATTCAGGACGTGATCCCGAGCCACCTGCTCGATCACAAGCTATTTGACTTCAAGAGCATCAACCGCGACTCCGGCATCATAGATGGCGGCGACAAGGCGTTTGATCCGCCCGAGATGCCAAAGGCGCCGCTGCTGGATATCGACGAGATGGACATGCTGGATGTGATTGAAGTGCGCTAA
- the uspE gene encoding universal stress protein UspE: protein MVKYQNILVVINPEEERQIALERAVKVAELDENAHLTLLLTIYDFSYEMTAMLSVDERQEMRDGVISQRREWLDEILTPYRAQGIECEVKVVWHNRPFECVIQEVLEHRHDLVVKATHHHSFLQTFIFTPTDWHLLRKCPCPVLLVKEGHWQRGGNIIAAINCSSDDPDQKLLNERITQEGSDIAELLGSNLYLVNTYPGTPVNVAIELPEFDPNAYNEAIRKHHESLLLSHADKFGIGHLWTRVAEGLPEEVLPDMAEELKATLMIMGCVGRTGLSAALLGNTAEHVIDRLSCDILILKPADYSCPVDSRRNQS from the coding sequence ATGGTCAAATATCAGAATATTCTGGTGGTTATCAATCCAGAAGAGGAGCGTCAAATCGCCCTCGAACGGGCAGTCAAAGTCGCCGAGCTGGACGAAAACGCCCATCTGACCCTGCTGCTCACCATCTATGACTTCTCGTATGAAATGACCGCCATGCTCTCGGTGGACGAGCGGCAAGAGATGCGCGACGGCGTCATTTCACAGCGACGTGAGTGGCTGGACGAGATCCTGACCCCCTATCGGGCACAGGGGATCGAATGCGAAGTGAAAGTGGTCTGGCACAATCGTCCCTTCGAGTGTGTCATTCAGGAAGTGCTGGAGCATCGCCACGATCTGGTGGTCAAAGCCACTCACCATCACAGCTTCCTGCAAACCTTCATCTTTACCCCCACCGACTGGCACCTGCTACGCAAATGCCCCTGTCCAGTGCTGCTGGTCAAGGAGGGTCACTGGCAACGGGGCGGCAACATCATCGCCGCCATCAACTGCTCAAGTGACGATCCGGATCAGAAACTGCTCAACGAACGGATCACCCAGGAGGGGAGTGACATCGCCGAGCTGCTGGGCTCCAACCTCTATCTGGTCAACACCTACCCGGGCACCCCGGTCAACGTGGCCATCGAGCTGCCGGAGTTTGATCCCAACGCCTACAACGAAGCGATCCGCAAACACCACGAAAGCCTTCTGCTCAGCCATGCCGACAAGTTCGGGATCGGTCATCTCTGGACCCGGGTAGCAGAGGGACTACCGGAAGAGGTGTTGCCGGATATGGCCGAAGAGCTCAAGGCGACCTTGATGATCATGGGCTGCGTCGGGCGTACCGGGCTTTCTGCAGCTCTGCTCGGCAATACCGCCGAACATGTGATTGACCGCCTCTCCTGCGACATCCTGATCCTCAAACCGGCGGACTACAGCTGCCCGGTCGACAGTCGTCGCAATCAATCATAA
- a CDS encoding FNR family transcription factor, translating into MIPEKKPGRRIQSGGCAIHCQDCSISQLCIPFTLNDNELDQLDSIIERKKPIQKGEELFKAGDEFKSLYAIRSGTIKSYTITEQGDEQITAFHLAGDLVGFDAIHKQAHPSFAQALETAMVCEIPFEVLDDLSGKMPKLRQQIMRLMSNEIMGDQEMILLLSKKNAEERLAAFLHNLSVRFSERGFSAKEFRLSMTRGDIGNYLGLTVETISRLLGRFQKSGLISVKGKYITVLDQVALGMMAGATRPPCG; encoded by the coding sequence ATGATCCCGGAAAAGAAACCTGGCAGACGTATCCAGAGCGGTGGCTGTGCAATTCATTGCCAGGATTGCAGCATCAGTCAGCTCTGTATTCCCTTCACTCTGAACGACAACGAGCTTGATCAGCTGGACAGCATCATCGAGCGCAAGAAGCCGATCCAGAAGGGTGAAGAGCTGTTCAAGGCTGGCGATGAGTTCAAATCGCTCTATGCCATCCGTTCCGGGACCATCAAGTCTTACACCATCACCGAGCAAGGGGATGAGCAGATCACCGCGTTCCACCTCGCTGGCGATCTGGTCGGTTTTGACGCCATCCACAAACAGGCCCACCCCTCCTTCGCCCAGGCGCTGGAAACCGCCATGGTGTGCGAGATCCCGTTTGAAGTGCTGGATGATCTCTCCGGCAAGATGCCCAAACTGCGTCAGCAGATCATGCGTCTGATGAGCAACGAAATCATGGGCGATCAGGAGATGATCCTGCTGCTCTCTAAAAAGAATGCCGAAGAGCGCCTCGCCGCCTTCCTGCACAATCTGTCGGTACGCTTCTCCGAGCGCGGTTTCTCCGCCAAGGAGTTCCGTCTCTCCATGACCCGTGGTGACATTGGCAACTATCTGGGTCTGACAGTCGAGACAATCAGTCGTCTGCTCGGCCGTTTCCAGAAGTCCGGTCTCATCAGCGTCAAAGGCAAATACATTACCGTGCTGGATCAGGTCGCCCTTGGCATGATGGCCGGAGCTACTCGCCCGCCCTGCGGCTGA